A region of the Kaistia geumhonensis genome:
CCGTCGCGCTGCTCGTCCGCGAGAAGCTGACCGGCCTCGCGCCGCCGGAATCGAGCCGGAAGATCGTCGATCTTTGGCGCGACTGGATCGAGGACAAGGCCGGCGACGGCTTCGACCGGCTGGAGAACACCGTCGGCGACCAGAAGCGCTTTGCCTCGGCCGTCCGCTCGCTGCTGGCCTCGCTCGAGATGGGCGACGAGCTCGGCGAGGGCGGCGAGGACGAGAACGAGCAGAACGGCGAGGCGAGCGACGATTCGGGCGCCGAGCAGGAGAGCGCGTCGGAACAGGCCGAGCAGGCCGAGAGCGAGGCGGCCGAGGAATCGGAGGCGACCGGCGACGAGACCGACGCCGGCGATACCGAGACGACCGAGAGCTCGACCGAGGAGGACACCGAGGGCGAGGAGTCGGAGGACGCCCGCGATGCCGGCGAGGAGCGCCGCCCCGAGCCGCCGCTGACCCGGCCGCTGCCTTCGACCGACTACAAGGCCTTCACGACCCGTTTCGACGAGACGATCAAGGCCGAGGATCTGTGCGATTCCGCCGAGCTCGACCGGCTGCGCGGCTTCCTCGACAAGCAGCTCGCCAATCTCCAGGGCGCGGTCGGCCGTCTCGCCAACCGCCTGCAGCGCCGCCTGATGGCGCAGCAGAACAGGTCCTGGGACTTCGACCGCGAGGAGGGCATCCTCGATCCGGCGCGGCTCCACCGCGTCGTGACCGATCCGATGCAGCCGCTCTCCTTCAAGATCGAGAAGGACACCGACTTCCGCGACACGGTGGTGACGCTGCTGATCGACAATTCCGGCTCGATGCGCGGTCGGCCGATCACGGTTGCCGCGACCTGCGCCGACATTCTCGCCCGCACGCTCGAGCGCTGCGGCGTCAAGGTCGAGATCCTCGGCTTCACGACGCGCGCCTGGAAGGGCGGCCAGTCGCGCGAGGCCTGGCTTCAGGCCGGCAAGCCCGCCTCGCCCGGCCGGCTCAACGATCTGCGCCACATCATCTACAAGGCGGCGGATGCGCCCTGGCGCCGTGCGCGGCGCAATCTCGGCCTGATGATGCGCGAGGGTCTCCTCAAGGAGAACATCGACGGCGAGGCGCTCGACTGGGCGCACAAGCGCCTGCTCGTTCGCTCCGAGCAGCGCCGCATCCTGATGATGATCTCGGATGGCGCGCCGGTCGACGATTCGACGCTTTCGGTGAACACCGGCAACTATCTCGAGCGGCATCTGCGCTTCGTCATCGACGAGATCGAGAACCGCTCGCCGGTGGAACTGATCGCCATCGGCATCGGCCACGACGTGACGCGCTATTACAAGCGTGCCGTCACCATCGTCGATGCCGAGGAACTCGCGGGCGCGATGA
Encoded here:
- the cobT gene encoding cobaltochelatase subunit CobT; this translates as MSGSNIDAKGKAGEPVTEPLKRAVAGCVRAISGKADLEVTYSNDRPALTGLRARLPEPGRKPTAREIAVTRGLGDSMALRLACHDQALHRTVAPEGKNARAVFDAVEQARVEAIGARRMDGVASNLSAMLEDRYHRGNFQDITERSEAPLEDAVALLVREKLTGLAPPESSRKIVDLWRDWIEDKAGDGFDRLENTVGDQKRFASAVRSLLASLEMGDELGEGGEDENEQNGEASDDSGAEQESASEQAEQAESEAAEESEATGDETDAGDTETTESSTEEDTEGEESEDARDAGEERRPEPPLTRPLPSTDYKAFTTRFDETIKAEDLCDSAELDRLRGFLDKQLANLQGAVGRLANRLQRRLMAQQNRSWDFDREEGILDPARLHRVVTDPMQPLSFKIEKDTDFRDTVVTLLIDNSGSMRGRPITVAATCADILARTLERCGVKVEILGFTTRAWKGGQSREAWLQAGKPASPGRLNDLRHIIYKAADAPWRRARRNLGLMMREGLLKENIDGEALDWAHKRLLVRSEQRRILMMISDGAPVDDSTLSVNTGNYLERHLRFVIDEIENRSPVELIAIGIGHDVTRYYKRAVTIVDAEELAGAMTEKLAELFDEKGTGGAQPGRGRRAA